The following is a genomic window from Pseudomonas sp. FP2335.
GCCAGCAATTGCACGGCAGCGGCATAACCACCGGTGCTGGTGAAATCACTTTCCTGGGTACGGTCGGGCGCCACGTCCACGCCTGCCTCACGCAACGCGCGGTGGTAGCCTGCCAGGCGCATCTGCGCGACGCGGGTGTGCGCAGGGCCGCCGATGCAGGCGATGTCCCGATGACCCAACTCAAGCAGGTGCCGAGTCGCCAGGTAAGCGCCCTGCTCGTGATCGATGCGCACCAGATCGACATCAATGCCGTCCAGCGCCCGGTCGACAATCACCATAGGCGTGCGTACTGCGCTCAAGCCAGCGGCCAGGCCGCTGTCGTCGCCGCCCACCGACGTCACGATCAGGCCGTCGATGCGCTTTTCCAGCAACACCCGTAAATAGTTACGCTGTTTTTCCGCGTTGTCGTCGGAATTGCACAGGATCACGCAATAGCCGTTACGCTCGCAGTAATCCTCGATGCCCCTGGCCAACTCCGCGAAATACGGGTTGAGACTGTTGGGCACCAGCAGGCCGATGGTGGCAGTGGTCTTGGCCTTGAGCGAACGCGCAACGGCGCTAGGCACGTAGTCGAGTTGCTTGATCGCCGCTTCCACCTTGATGCGCACCGGCTCACTGACCGGGCGCGTCTTGTTCACCACATGGGACACCGTGGTGTAGGAAATACCTGCAAGCGCGGCCACATCCTTGATCGTTGCCATGGGTCAGCCCCGCCGACTGGCGCGCTGGCTGCGGTAGGTATCCAGGACCACCGCAATCACGATCACGGCACCGGTGATGATGCGCTTGGTCGGCTCCGTAGCACCGATCTGCGCCAAACCGGCGGCCAGTACCGAAATAATCAACACACCAAAAAAGGTACTGATTACCGAACCGCGACCGCCCATCAGGCTGGTGCCACCGATAACCACCGCCGCAATCACTTGCAGTTCAAGGCCAGAACCAGCATTCGGGTCCGCCGCTTCCAGACGCGATATCTGGAACAGCGCCGCCACACCGGCCAACAGGCCCATGAGGCTGAACACCAGGATTTTGTAGGGCTTGGGATTGATCCCGGCCAGGCGCACCGCTTCTTCGTTGGTGCCGATACCGATCAGGTAACGACCAAACACCGTACGGGTCAACACCAGTTGGGCGACGATGATTACCAGCAGCGCAATGATGAACGACGGTGAAATGCCAAAGGCCACTGGGTTGGACAGCCAGGCAAACGAGTCGCCGATGTAGGCGGTACGCGAACCGGTCATTTGGTACGCCACGCCACGGGCCATTTCCAGCACGCCAAGGGACACGATAAACGACGGAATACGCCAGGCCACGGTGATCGAACCGGTGATGGTGCCCGCCAGTGCGGCGCAGCCCATACCGAGTATGGCGGCGGGGAAGACGCTCCAGCCCCAGCCAAGGATCGCCACGCTGACCGCCGACGCCGCCAATGCCAACACCGAGCCCACCGACAAATCGATGCCGCCGATGATCAGGATGAAAGTCATGCCGACTGCCAGCACCATGAGGTCCGGGATCTGGTTGGCCAGGGTACTGAAGGTGTCGTAGGACAGGAAGTGATCGCTGAGTACCGAGAACAGCGCAATCATTGCCAGCAACGCGCCAGCCAGCCCCAGGTAAGTACCCAGGCCGTAGAAGTTGCCGCCGGTTTTGCCCGGGGAAATTGTGGTTTTCATGGGGTATCCCTAAGCGCTGCGTCGTTCAGCAGCGCGTCACGTTTCTGATAGCCGGCAAAGGCGGCGGCAAGCAATTCGTCCTGGGTCCAGCTGTCGCGCTCGAAGGTCTCGATCAAGCGCCCGGCGGACAACACCCCGATGCGATCGCAGATCAGCATGAGTTCGCGCAGGTCGCTGGACACCACCACCAGCGCTTTGCCTTGGCGCGTCAGTTCACCAAGCAAGGCATAAATGTCGAATTTGGCACCTACGTCGATGCCACGGGTCGGCTCATCGAACAGCATCACCGAGCAGTCGCGCTCCAGCCAGCGGCCAATCACCACCTTCTGCTGGTTACCGCCGGACAGTTCAGAGACCAACTGCGCCGGACTGGAACTGCGGATGCGCATGGCATCGATCTGGCGCTTGGCCAAGGCCGTTTCGTTGCGGCTGTTGACCACCCCACCGCCGGAAATTTCCGGCATGTTGCCCAAGGCTATGTTGGCGCTGATGGACTGGGTCAGCAGCAGGCCTTCACCCTTGCGGTCCTCGGTGATCAGCGCAATGCCATGGTCCACTGCGTCCACCGGCGAACGAATGCTCACTACCCGGGCTGGCGAGCCGAGCGCCACGGTGCCGCTGTCGGCCAGGTCGGCACCGAAGATGAGGCGCAACAGCTCGGTACGACCGGCGCCGATCAGGCCGGAGATGCCGTAGATCTCGCCTGCGCGCACTTCAAAGGACACGTCGCGAACCTTGTCCGAGCGAGTCAGGCCTTTTACCGTCAGGGCCGGATCGCCGATGGTGCGCGGGCCCAGGTCGATGTGCTCGCCCAGCTCGCGACCGACCATCAAGGTCACCAATTGCTCGCTGTTGTAGTTGGCCATTGGCTCGACGCACACCAGCTTGCCGTCACGCAGCACCGCAATGCGCTGGGCGACACGGGCGAGCTCTTCCAGCCGATGCGAAATATAAATGATCGCCACGCCCCGAGCCTGCAGGCGGGTGATTTGCTCGAACAGCATCTCGACTTCACGGGCGGTCAGCATGGCCGTCGGTTCATCGAGGATCAGCACGTGGCAGTCGCCGATGAGGTTGCGCGCGATCTCGACCATTTGTTGATGGCCGATACCCAGGCTGCCGACCAGGGTGTCCGGGTCGATCGCGTCCAGGCCGACCTGGGCCATGGCCTCAATCGCGGCCTTGCGCAGTTGCTTGCGGCTGATCCAGCCACAGTGGCTGGGCAGGTTATCCAGAAACAGGTTTTCGGCGACGGTCAGCGTCGGCAGCAGGTTGAGTTCCTGCATGACCATGCGCACCCCCAGCCCTTCAGCCTGGGTACGACTGCCCGGACGGTAGTCCTGACCATTGAATTGCATATGCCCGGTGGTCGGCGTGACCAACCCGCCGATAATCTTCGACAAGGTGCTTTTGCCTGCGCCGTTTTCTCCGGTCAGCGCCAGTACTTCTCCGCGATTGAGCGTCAGGGTGATGTCGGACAGAACCGGCTGGGCATAGGTCTTACCGATACCGCTGACCGAGAGGACAGCGTTCGGGGCGGAAGATGACATAGGAAAATCTCCAGGCGCCCGTCCAGGACGAACGGGCGCTGTTGGGTGCTGCCAGGATTACTGCTTGATGACGAGTTCGACCGGGGTTTCGATCACGCCGTCTTTGGCATCGACCTTTTCACCCTTGACCAGCTTGAGTGCGTTCTGGATGCCGAACACGGCTTGCTGGGCAGCAGCCTGGTCGGCGGTCGCCAGGACGCGGCCGTCTTGCAGCATCGGCTTGATGGCTTCGATGTTGTCGTAGCCTACGACCAGTACTTTGCCAGCCTTGCCGGCTGCGCGAACAGCGGAGACCGCGCCCAGGGCCATGTTGTCGTTACCGGCCAACAAGGCCTTGAGGTCTGGCGTTTCGCTGAGCATCGCGGCGGCGATCTTGTTGCCCTGATCGATTTCCCAGTTACCGGATTGGGTAGAAACGATCTTCATGCCGGCCGCGTCCATCGCATCCTTGAAGCCCGCGGTGCGCTGCTGGGCGTTGGTGGTGGTCGGCACACCTTCAATGATGCCGACCTTGTCACCCGCTGCCAGATGCTTGGCCAGGTAGTCCCCCACCAGCTTGGAGCCTTTGCGGTTGTCGGGGCCTACAAACGGGATGTCGAGGTGCTTGCTTTTGAGCACGTCCGGATCAAGGCGGTTATCGATATTGACGACCTTGATACCGGCATCCGAGGCTTTCTTCAGCACAGTGACCAGTGCCTTGGAGTCGGCAGGGGCGATCACGATCGCATTCACCTTGGCGAGGATCATCTGGTTGACGATATCGATCTGCGCGCTGGTATCGGTTTCGTTCTTGATCCCGTTGGTGATCATGTCGAAATCGGCGGCGTGTTCTTTCTGATATGTCTTGGCACCGTCTTGCATGGTGACAAAGAATTCGTTGGCGAGTGATTTCATGACCAGGCCGACCTTGGGTTTGGCGGCGGCGTCATCGGCAAATGCAGAGGAAAGAGGTAAGGCGGCGGATGCGGCAGCCAGCACAGCGACAGCAAGAAGACGTCCAGCGAATGGCAGCTTCATGGGTTCACTCCGATCTTATGATTATTGTGAGCAACGCCTGCATGGAAACATCTCGCAAACGTTTGCGTTATTGAAACTATGAGAACCTTGTCGAGATTTGTCAACGGTATCCCGCAGCCTTTCATCCTGGCCCTCTGCCCCCCCCCCACCTTCACGCCACGTCCTTAAACATCGCCAGCGCTCGGTCGTTCTCTAAAACGACAGGCCTTTGGGCTGAAGTCATACACGCCCAAGGAAGATCCGATCATTTTTTCGGACAACCGAACGCGATAACGTCCAGCTGTTCGGAAAGCCGGACAGCAGATCGTCCGAGTCGCTTAAAAATTCAAACCAAACCCTTAAAAATCAACGCTTTATTTTATGAACACAAACTTGTCCAGGCTGGTACAGATCCTGCTGTTCCCCTGAACCTCGCGGCGTTCAGAACCGCCCGAGCGCTCTAGATGAACCTGCACCAGCACTCATCACAAACCAGAGAGAAAAATAATGAAATCTGCATTGAAGAACATTGTTCCGGGCGCGTTGGCCCTACTGCTGCTGTTCCCCGTTGCCGCCCAGGCAAAGGAAGCTGAAACCAAGACCAAACTGTCCAACGTGGTGATCCTCGCCACCGGCGGCACCATCGCCGGCGCTGGCGCCAGCGCGGCCAACAGTGCCACGTACCAGGCAGCCAAGGTCGGTATCGAACAACTGATCGCCGGTGTTCCTGAGCTTAGCCAAGTCGCCAATGTGCGTGGCGAACAAGTGATGCAGATTGCGTCCGAGAGCATCAACAACGACAACCTGCTGCAACTGGGCCGCCGTGTTGCCGAATTGGCCGATAGCAAGGATGTGGACGGTATCGTGATCACCCACGGTACCGACACCCTCGAAGAGACCGCCTACTTTCTGAACCTTGTGGAAAAAACCGACAAGCCGATCATTGTGGTCGGCTCGATGCGCCCAGGCACCGCCATGTCGGCGGACGGCATGCTCAACCTGTACAACGCCGTGGCCGTTGCCGGCAGCAAAGAAGCACGCGGCAAAGGCGTACTGGTGACCATGAACGACGAGATCCAGTCGGGTCGCGACGTGAGCAAGATGATCAATATCAAGACCGAAGCCTTCAAGAGCCCATGGGGCCCGCTGGGCATGGTGGTTGAAGGCAAATCCTACTGGTTCCGCCTGCCAGCCAAGCGCCACACCATGGATTCGGAATTTGACATCAAGAACATCAAGAGCCTGCCCGACGTTGAAATCGCCTATGGCTACGGCAACGTGAGCGACACCGCCTACAAGGCGCTGGCCCAGGCTGGCGCCAAAGCCATCATCCACGCCGGCACCGGCAATGGCTCGGTGTCATCCAAGGTTGTCCCTGCCCTGCAGGAACTGCGTAAACAAGGCGTACAGATCATTCGTTCTTCCCACGTGAATGCCGGCGGTTTCGTTCTGCGCAATGCCGAACAACCTGACGACAAATACGACTGGGTAGTCGCCCATGACCTGAACCCGCAAAAAGCCCGCATCCTCGCGATGGTCGCCCTGACCAAGACCCAGGACAGCAAAGAGCTGCAACGGATGTTCTGGGAATATTGATTCCTGGTGATTGACCGGCAGGGGTGGTTTACCGCCCCTGCCTCCCCCCGCAATGACCCCTGCGCCAAACCACCTTTATCGACGTCAATCAGGCTTCCTGAGT
Proteins encoded in this region:
- a CDS encoding LacI family DNA-binding transcriptional regulator, producing the protein MATIKDVAALAGISYTTVSHVVNKTRPVSEPVRIKVEAAIKQLDYVPSAVARSLKAKTTATIGLLVPNSLNPYFAELARGIEDYCERNGYCVILCNSDDNAEKQRNYLRVLLEKRIDGLIVTSVGGDDSGLAAGLSAVRTPMVIVDRALDGIDVDLVRIDHEQGAYLATRHLLELGHRDIACIGGPAHTRVAQMRLAGYHRALREAGVDVAPDRTQESDFTSTGGYAAAVQLLAQNPPSAIFASNDMIGFGVLRAAAERNIRVPGELSVIGFDDIQMGRYVYPALTTVGQSIVQLGETAAELLLRRIATPQLPIDQRIVTPSIVLRESTAPVAGVFAQYR
- a CDS encoding ABC transporter permease, with the translated sequence MKTTISPGKTGGNFYGLGTYLGLAGALLAMIALFSVLSDHFLSYDTFSTLANQIPDLMVLAVGMTFILIIGGIDLSVGSVLALAASAVSVAILGWGWSVFPAAILGMGCAALAGTITGSITVAWRIPSFIVSLGVLEMARGVAYQMTGSRTAYIGDSFAWLSNPVAFGISPSFIIALLVIIVAQLVLTRTVFGRYLIGIGTNEEAVRLAGINPKPYKILVFSLMGLLAGVAALFQISRLEAADPNAGSGLELQVIAAVVIGGTSLMGGRGSVISTFFGVLIISVLAAGLAQIGATEPTKRIITGAVIVIAVVLDTYRSQRASRRG
- a CDS encoding sugar ABC transporter ATP-binding protein codes for the protein MSSSAPNAVLSVSGIGKTYAQPVLSDITLTLNRGEVLALTGENGAGKSTLSKIIGGLVTPTTGHMQFNGQDYRPGSRTQAEGLGVRMVMQELNLLPTLTVAENLFLDNLPSHCGWISRKQLRKAAIEAMAQVGLDAIDPDTLVGSLGIGHQQMVEIARNLIGDCHVLILDEPTAMLTAREVEMLFEQITRLQARGVAIIYISHRLEELARVAQRIAVLRDGKLVCVEPMANYNSEQLVTLMVGRELGEHIDLGPRTIGDPALTVKGLTRSDKVRDVSFEVRAGEIYGISGLIGAGRTELLRLIFGADLADSGTVALGSPARVVSIRSPVDAVDHGIALITEDRKGEGLLLTQSISANIALGNMPEISGGGVVNSRNETALAKRQIDAMRIRSSSPAQLVSELSGGNQQKVVIGRWLERDCSVMLFDEPTRGIDVGAKFDIYALLGELTRQGKALVVVSSDLRELMLICDRIGVLSAGRLIETFERDSWTQDELLAAAFAGYQKRDALLNDAALRDTP
- a CDS encoding sugar ABC transporter substrate-binding protein; protein product: MKLPFAGRLLAVAVLAAASAALPLSSAFADDAAAKPKVGLVMKSLANEFFVTMQDGAKTYQKEHAADFDMITNGIKNETDTSAQIDIVNQMILAKVNAIVIAPADSKALVTVLKKASDAGIKVVNIDNRLDPDVLKSKHLDIPFVGPDNRKGSKLVGDYLAKHLAAGDKVGIIEGVPTTTNAQQRTAGFKDAMDAAGMKIVSTQSGNWEIDQGNKIAAAMLSETPDLKALLAGNDNMALGAVSAVRAAGKAGKVLVVGYDNIEAIKPMLQDGRVLATADQAAAQQAVFGIQNALKLVKGEKVDAKDGVIETPVELVIKQ
- a CDS encoding asparaginase: MKSALKNIVPGALALLLLFPVAAQAKEAETKTKLSNVVILATGGTIAGAGASAANSATYQAAKVGIEQLIAGVPELSQVANVRGEQVMQIASESINNDNLLQLGRRVAELADSKDVDGIVITHGTDTLEETAYFLNLVEKTDKPIIVVGSMRPGTAMSADGMLNLYNAVAVAGSKEARGKGVLVTMNDEIQSGRDVSKMINIKTEAFKSPWGPLGMVVEGKSYWFRLPAKRHTMDSEFDIKNIKSLPDVEIAYGYGNVSDTAYKALAQAGAKAIIHAGTGNGSVSSKVVPALQELRKQGVQIIRSSHVNAGGFVLRNAEQPDDKYDWVVAHDLNPQKARILAMVALTKTQDSKELQRMFWEY